One window of Quercus robur chromosome 5, dhQueRobu3.1, whole genome shotgun sequence genomic DNA carries:
- the LOC126728631 gene encoding uncharacterized protein LOC126728631 yields MVEEMRTTLMVIEVDLECSRCYKKIKKVLCKIPQIQDQVYNEKENLVLIKVVCCSAEKIKQKIIYKGGDTIKNIEIREIKKSKPTKENPKLDSKPLLGPVGFGTCCCTECVQGRSEGPCHCGQCRPPRCDCGSCHGRPNCESFSRGCTRSCNVNQNQFDHFSPEPSPLCTIIYRAMTGEKKTTIMWIKVDLQCHRCRKKIKEVLCKFPQIQDQVYDEKGNYVVIKVVCCCPEKVKQKIICKGGDTIKSIEIREIEKTTKPAEKEKPPEKEKPPEKEKNPPQKKDPEPVSKLTLGPVCVPVRPCGCGTCCPKCCGRRGGGPCLCGHGTKRWPHAKPVPVPAVPACPVGFGTCCTECYEGRDGGPCHYGHGRPPPCYDGCYYGRPVYDSYGGGYRCEETSSGCTIM; encoded by the exons ATGGTGGAGGAAATG AGGACAACATTGATGGTGATCGAGGTCGACCTTGAATGTAGTCGCTGCTACAAGAAGATCAAGAAAGTGCTTTGTAAAATCCCTC AAATACAAGACCAGGTATACAACGAGAAGGAAAACTTGGTGTTAATCAAAGTGGTATGTTGCTCTGCTGAAAAGATAAAGCAAAAGATAATTTACAAGGGTGGTGATACCATTAAGAACATTGAGATCAGAGAGATTAAGAAGTCCAAGCCAACTAAGGAGAACCCAAAACTGGATTCAAAGCCTCTTCTTGGACCGGTTGGATTTGGGACCTGTTGTTGTACGGAATGTGTTCAGGGTCGTAGTGAGGGGCCATGCCATTGTGGCCAATGTAGGCCACCCCGATGTGACTGTGGCAGCTGCCATGGAAGGCCAAATTGTGAAAGTTTTAGTCGTGGGTGTACAAGGAGTTGTAATgtgaatcaaaatcaatttgatcACTTCAGTCCTGAGCCTTCCCCTTTATGCACCATCAT CTATAGAGCCATGACGGGGGAAAAG AAAACAACAATTATGTGGATCAAGGTCGACCTTCAATGCCATCGCTGCCGCAAGAAGATCAAGGAAGTGCTCTGTAAATTCCCTC AAATACAAGACCAGGTGTACGACGAGAAGGGAAACTATGTGGTAATAAAAGTGGTATGTTGCTGTCCTGAAAAGGTAAAGCAAAAGATAATTTGCAAGGGTGGTGATACCATTAAGAGCATCGAGATTAGAGAGATTGAGAAGACGACCAAGCCAGCTGAGAAAGAGAAGCCACCAGAAAAAGAGAAGCCACCTGAGAAGGAGAAGAATCCACCACAAAAGAAAGACCCTGAACCGGTTTCAAAGCTTACTCTTGGACCGGTTTGTGTGCCTGTACGGCCGTGTGGATGTGGGACTTGTTGTCCGAAATGCTGTGGGCGTCGTGGTGGGGGGCCATGCCTTTGTGGTCATGGTACTAAGCGATGGCCTCATGCTAAACCGGTTCCTGTACCTGCAGTGCCGGCTTGCCCGGTTGGGTTTGGGACGTGTTGTACGGAATGCTATGAGGGTCGTGATGGAGGGCCATGCCATTATGGTCATGGTAGGCCACCCCCATGTTATGATGGCTGCTATTATGGAAGGCCCGTTTATGATAGTTATGGTGGCGGGTATAGATGTGAAGAAACTTCCTCTGGATGCACCATCATGTAG